CTCGACATGCCTGACCAGGAAGTTATGCTTGGTGATAGGCAGGGTCAGGCCAAGGACATCGGTCTCCTGGAAAGCATCGCGTCCGATGAAGGGACGACCCACCTGGCCCGTGATGGCGACCACCGGCGTTGAGTCCATGTAGGCGGTGGCAAGGCCGGTCACCAGATTGGTGGCCCCCGGACCACTGGTGGCCACACAGACGCCAACCTTGCCAGTGGCACGCGCGTAGCCATCGGCGGCATGGGCCGCGGCCTGCTCATGGCGCACCAGCACATGATGCAGTCGCGGGTAGGCGGGGAGCGCGTCATAGAAAGGCATGATCGCGCCACCCGGATAGCCATAGAGCAGCTCTACGCCCTCGCGCACCAGGGCCTCGCAAAGAATGTGACTACCTGCCAGCTCGCGCGCTTCATCAGCGGCGTGCGCACTGGCCCTACGGGCATCTCCTGACTCCTGAGTAACCGTCGCAGTTGTTGTCATACTACCTTCCTCCTTAACCTAGGGGCGTCCCTGCATAGCTCGCTAGACTCGATTCGATTTGTGTCTGATAGACGCTTGAGACCAGATAATGTAAGTGAGACTGCTGCGAAACGCCCTGCAAGCAATAAAAAACGAGGAACCGCCCTGCCGGGAGGCCCTCGTTAGGTTACCTGCGCTGGATCGGGTTGCGTCGTTGCTCCCGCTACTCTCCTCTCGGCGTGCCAGGCGTAAGGCCCGTGGTAAGCGTTACGAGGCTAAGGCTAAGGCCCGTAAGGCTTACCACCCCGCTAAGGGTAAGGCTAAGGCCAATAAGAAGGAGCACAAGCCCTACAAGGAGGAGCGTGGAGGCAATCGCAATAGCTAGAGGGGCTACAAATAAAGAAATCGGCGTCATGACGCCGATTTTCAGAATAAGGAGGAGACCAGCCATCATAGCAGCGGACATAGCAACGGCAGTCACCGTAGCCGTAGCTTGCCCCATACTGCCACGCATCGTGGCAGCAGCAGCAGAGCGACAGCCCATCGCAGGCTGCTCAGCCCAGGACATCGCTTCGGCCCACTGGTTGCCGGTACGACACGCTGCTGACATGCTCACTGGCTCCTTCTCTACAGAGATCTCGCGACCTTCGTTCGTGTTTGCTGTTCCGTACTTCTTCCGCTCCGCGCGATTGCTCAGCTTAGAGCAGGGAAAGATACCCTCTGCGCCAAACAACCTTCTCAACAGCTAAAGAGATTAGAGTTTGCTTGCAAGAGACGTTCAGCGGTAAGAGGCTAATCGTTGCCTCAAACCTGCTGCGCTGGCTTCTCTCCGTCGACAGCTGGCCTGGCTCATACCTGATTGTCTCACCAGCTTGCAACCTAGAGAGATCATAAGAGCATGCGCGGCATCTCGGAGGTAATTGACTGCGGGCGTCGTTGCCAGGTCGTCGTGCGAACCCCGTACCTGCTCTTCTTCCCCTCTCCACCTACCCCCTACTGGAGCCACTTCTTCGTAGCGGGTCCTGCTGTCTGAGAGGATACACCACTCGTTGGAGTTTGTCAACCCCTGAATCGCTTTCTACTCCTCTTGGCGAGAGCAGTGAAAGCGATCAGGGCAGGCTGGAGGCTGCTCGGGTCTCTCGTTATTCCGTGATAAGCTCTGCCAAGAGAGGAGTCAACAGGGTGAAAGGCAGCTCCCTCTCCGCTTGTCCTGCGCAGCAGAAGAGGGAGCCAGGTCTCAGCATGAAGCAGACGGAGCGAACGAAACCGAGAGATGAGCTGGTACTGAGATCATTCAGTGCCAGTTACTTCTCATCGTGTGGCCTGACAAGGTGGGCACGATGCAAGCAGCTATAGCGCGCCCCTGCTCGCGACAGCTCACTCTTCATGACGTCCAGGGTCTCTACGGTATGTTGTGGCAGGGAAGCCGGTACGCGGATCTCGTAGAGCAAGCGCTGCAAAGCCTGCTGCTCCTCACGTGAGAGCGGCCTCTTGAGGCGAGCCAGCGTCAAATGGGGAGAAAAGGGGCGCTCTTCGGGAGGGAAGCCTCGCGCCTTCAGCTCACGCATGAGTGTCTGCTGCAAGGCCCGCATCCGCCCCGATGCATCCTCGAGGCCCATCCAGATGACGCGCGGCGCGCTGGCCGGTCCAAAGGTACCAAGTCCTGTTAAGCGATAGCTGAAAGGTGACACCTGTCGCGCCGCGGCCTCGCCGGCTTCAATCGCCTGTGCCAACTGCTCATCACTCAACTCTCCCAGAAAAGCCAGCGTCACGTGCAACGAGGTCGGCTCAACCCAGCGCGCCGCGGGTAAAAGATGCGTGCCCCGGGCAATGGCTCGTCCCAGAAAGGTCTGCAGCTCTGGACTGAGATCGAGAGCAAGAAAGGTGCGTGTCATCGCAAGCAATCGTTCCCCTCACGCGGCAAAGAGCATGGCATCCAGCTCCTCACCATCGATGGTCTCAACCTCGATCAAGCGCTCAGCGATAGCAACCAGCTTCTCGCGCTTCTGGCGAAGAATGTCGAGAGCCGTCTGATGAGCCTCCTCTACCAGGCGCGCGACCTCGGCGTCGATGCGGGCCGCCATCTCGGGGCTGATCAGGGTAGTGCCATCCTCATTCATTTTGAGGGCCACATTTCCCAAGGCGCTCATGCCGAACTCGCAGACCATCCGCCGTGCCAGCGCTGTCACATACTCGATATCCTGACTGGCTCCAGTCGTGATGTCGCCGAAGACCAATTCTTCAGCAGCGCGTCCTCCCATCGCGCCGGCCATTTTCGCCAGGAGTTCCGAGCGGCGCAAGAGATAGCGGTCCTCCAGCGGCGCCTGAAGCGTAATGCCCAGGGCCATGCCGCGGGCGATGGCCGTCACTTTGCGTACCGGGTCTGCGCCGGGCAGCGAGCGCATGACGATGGCGTGGCCTACCTCGTGATAGGCAATGATGGCCTTTTCGGCTTCCGTAATGACGCGGCTTTTACGCTCCGGCCCTGCCATCACTCGCAGAATAGCCTCTTCTAGCTCGGCATTGCCGATAGTGTCACGGTGCCGACGCGCCGCCAAGAGAGCCGCTTCATTGAGCAGATTGGCCAGATCAGCCCCAGAGAAACCCGCCGTCTGGCGCGCTACGTGCTGCAGATCAACCTCCTCCGCCAGGGGTTTGCCACAGGCATGGACCTCCAGAATCGCCAGGCGTCCTCGAATATCTGGCTTATCCAGAATAATCTGCCGATCGAAGCGGCCTGGACGTAACAAAGCTGGGTCGAGAACATCGGGCCGGTTGGTGGCGGCGATTACCACGATGCTGCTGTTTTTCTCGAAGCCATCCATCTCGACGAGCAGCTGGTTGAGGGTCTGCTCCCGCTCATCGTTTCCGCTGGCCGCCGAGGCATGCCGTTGACGGCCAACGGCGTCAATCTCATCAATGAAGATGATGCAAGGAGCATGAGCCCGCGCTTCGCGGAAGAGATCTCGCACACGTGCAGCCCCCACGCCAACGAACATCTCGACAAACTCAGAGCCGCTGACGCTGTAGAAAGGGACACCCGCTTCACCAGCAACAGCCCGGGCGAGTAGCGTCTTGCCTGTACCCGGCGCTCCCACGAGCAAGACCCCGCGCGGCGTACGCGCCCCCATCACCCGAAAGCGCTCGGGCTGCTTGAGGAATTCAACGATCTCTTCTAGCTCAACTTTGGCCTCTTCAACTCCAGCCACATCTTTGAAGAGGATCGACGGACGACTCTCGTGAAAGCGCCGCGCGCGCGAGCGGGCAAAAGGTAGGGCCGAGGCTCCAGGACCAGCCCGGCGCAGGATGAAGAAGGCTCCGCCGACAACGAGAGCGACAAAGAAGAGATAGGCCAGTCCCTGCCCCCAGCTCGTATGCTGCCCGTTATCGACAGTCACGGTGACTCCGTCCCGCCGCAGGAGGTCAGTCAGCGTCTGCCCCTCCTCCTTCAAGGCATGGTATTGCTGACCGCTCCGATCGCGGGCATAGACGTCGCTGCCACTGATCAGAACACTCTGGAGGCGGTGATGGTCGGCCATATCGAGCAATGCGCTGATCGGCACTTCGTGCGTGGTTCCCCCCATGAAGGGAATGCGCACGACACGCATGGTCAGCAGGACGAAGAGCGCGGCACTTACTAAGACTAGCGGCAGCACCAGACGCAGCCAGGGGTTCTGCTTCCAGAACGCCCTCAGAGAGAATCGTCGCTTGTTCTTCGACGATGATTCGTGCTTGTGCTCAGGAGACCTATCCATGCATCCTTTAAATCCTTCTTACAACATTTACTTCCAGGGCAGGTTATATATCCCCAGAGTATATCAAGGTAGCTCTCTGTGTTTTAGATCGGTTCAAATATGTGATTACTATAGCCTGCTACTGCCCGGTTTAGCAAGTCTGTAGCTGATTGTACCAGGAGGGGAAACCGGCAAGCAGACCCTTTTTCCCAACTCCTTGCTATCTAGCCAGAATCAGGGAGAGCGGCCCCTCTCAACGGGACTGGAAATCGTTCCCGGCCCGTGCCATAATGATTCTGTTCCTCAGTCGGAGGCACCAACGACGCTGAAGTTGCCGACGGCAGCGACATGCCATACTACTCAGCATGCCTGAGCAGCCCGGCAAACGACTCGCGGGAGATGGAACGGAAAGGAAAGAGCCTATGTCATCCAGGAAGCGCGAAGCAGCAGAAGAAGCAACTGCAGCGCGACCACTGCTGGTGAAGACGCTCCAAGAGGTGGCCAATGAGGCCCTGGAGATCGGTTCTAAGCGCCAACCCTTCAGCGCGGAGAGCCGTTACAAGGCGCCCCGCATTCGCGATGCGCGCGTGGTTCATAGCGTTTGTCCCTATTGCGCTGTAGGTTGCGGCCTCAATGTCTATGTGAAAGATGGTCAGGTGATCGATATTGAGGGGAACCCAGACAGCCCAATCAACCACGGGACACTCTGCCCCAAAGGGGCGGCTACCTTTCAGTATACGGTGAATCCCAGCCGCCTGACGCGCGTACTCTATCGTGCCCCCTACAGCGATCATTGGGAAGAAAAGTCGCTTGATTGGGCGATGGAGGAGATCGCGCTGCGGGTTAAAGAGACGCGCGATGCAACCTTTGTTGAGCGGCTCCCGGATGGGCGGGAGGTCAATCATACGCTGGCGATGGCCTCGCTGGGCGGTGCCACGCTCGATGTAGAAGAGAACTATTTGATGAAGAAGCTCTTCACGGGCGCCCTGGGCATTGTCTCCATCGAGAACCAGGCCCGTATATGACACAGCTCTACAGTGCCCGGTCTGGGCACAACCTTTGGGCGTGGCGGGGCCACGACCTTCCCACAGGACCTTGTCAATAGCGATTGCATTTTGATCATGGGCAGCAACATGGCGGAAGCCCATCCGGTGGCCTTCGCCAACGTTGTCAAGGCAAAAGAGCGCGGCGCCAAGGTTATCCACATCGATCCTCACTTCTCACGTACATCCGCGCTCGCTAACCTGT
The sequence above is a segment of the Thermogemmatispora onikobensis genome. Coding sequences within it:
- the ftsH gene encoding ATP-dependent zinc metalloprotease FtsH; translated protein: MDRSPEHKHESSSKNKRRFSLRAFWKQNPWLRLVLPLVLVSAALFVLLTMRVVRIPFMGGTTHEVPISALLDMADHHRLQSVLISGSDVYARDRSGQQYHALKEEGQTLTDLLRRDGVTVTVDNGQHTSWGQGLAYLFFVALVVGGAFFILRRAGPGASALPFARSRARRFHESRPSILFKDVAGVEEAKVELEEIVEFLKQPERFRVMGARTPRGVLLVGAPGTGKTLLARAVAGEAGVPFYSVSGSEFVEMFVGVGAARVRDLFREARAHAPCIIFIDEIDAVGRQRHASAASGNDEREQTLNQLLVEMDGFEKNSSIVVIAATNRPDVLDPALLRPGRFDRQIILDKPDIRGRLAILEVHACGKPLAEEVDLQHVARQTAGFSGADLANLLNEAALLAARRHRDTIGNAELEEAILRVMAGPERKSRVITEAEKAIIAYHEVGHAIVMRSLPGADPVRKVTAIARGMALGITLQAPLEDRYLLRRSELLAKMAGAMGGRAAEELVFGDITTGASQDIEYVTALARRMVCEFGMSALGNVALKMNEDGTTLISPEMAARIDAEVARLVEEAHQTALDILRQKREKLVAIAERLIEVETIDGEELDAMLFAA
- the thpR gene encoding RNA 2',3'-cyclic phosphodiesterase is translated as MTRTFLALDLSPELQTFLGRAIARGTHLLPAARWVEPTSLHVTLAFLGELSDEQLAQAIEAGEAAARQVSPFSYRLTGLGTFGPASAPRVIWMGLEDASGRMRALQQTLMRELKARGFPPEERPFSPHLTLARLKRPLSREEQQALQRLLYEIRVPASLPQHTVETLDVMKSELSRAGARYSCLHRAHLVRPHDEK